One window from the genome of Candidatus Liberimonas magnetica encodes:
- a CDS encoding RnfABCDGE type electron transport complex subunit A, producing the protein MHFSEMFSIFFAALIINNIILMRFMGLCSFLGVSDKMKPSIGMSLAVAFVMIMSTAVTWPLYNYILIPFHLEFLRTISFILVIVSLVQAVEIFMKKNAPVLYGALGIYLPLITANCAILAVTFLNTDHNYDFLRSLIHTLGVAGGYSIAIILLTAIRLRLNFAPVPRLIRGYPLIFFTAALMSLAFMGFTGLFGIH; encoded by the coding sequence ATGCATTTTAGCGAGATGTTTTCGATTTTCTTTGCTGCACTTATAATCAACAATATAATCCTGATGCGGTTCATGGGGCTTTGCTCTTTTCTAGGGGTTTCGGACAAAATGAAGCCATCGATAGGCATGAGCCTTGCGGTCGCTTTTGTAATGATTATGTCAACTGCGGTTACTTGGCCTTTATATAATTATATCCTGATCCCGTTCCATCTTGAGTTCCTGCGCACAATTTCTTTTATACTTGTGATAGTCTCTCTCGTCCAGGCCGTCGAGATTTTTATGAAAAAAAATGCCCCGGTGCTTTACGGGGCCCTGGGCATTTATCTGCCTCTTATAACAGCCAACTGTGCGATACTTGCCGTGACTTTCCTGAACACAGATCATAACTACGATTTTCTGAGATCTCTCATACATACTCTGGGAGTAGCAGGAGGATATTCGATTGCCATAATCCTTTTGACGGCTATACGGCTCAGGCTAAACTTCGCACCGGTCCCCAGATTGATCAGGGGTTATCCGTTGATTTTTTTTACCGCAGCACTTATGTCTCTTGCTTTCATGGGCTTTACAGGCCTTTTTGGGATACATTAA
- a CDS encoding 4Fe-4S binding protein produces MIIDPLILHSILFLGGLGFILGIGLGSISQKHFSNPDLRRERLFKLLPGTNCGACGFSGCSAYSSALLNNETETDKCTSLKHGNKLEISKLLGIPEKSSERKTAVIFCAGGRECKNKIDYRGIKSCSMTLLEFGGNKACSRGCLGFDDCITACRFGAIAKKTKGDVPVIDTNKCIACGDCVNACPNGLIQLVPDKFNYHILCRTQDRVTDVKNFCSIGCIGCGICVKTCPKKDILIEENLAYMKYKECDNCGLCAQKCPTKSISFIKPAVVSTNFINSVD; encoded by the coding sequence ATGATTATTGACCCTCTCATACTACATTCAATATTATTTTTAGGAGGTCTTGGTTTTATTTTAGGGATCGGGCTTGGTTCAATATCGCAAAAACATTTTTCAAACCCTGACCTGCGCCGGGAAAGGCTTTTTAAGCTTCTACCAGGCACAAATTGCGGAGCTTGCGGTTTTTCCGGATGCAGCGCTTATTCATCTGCTTTATTAAATAATGAAACTGAAACAGATAAGTGTACTTCTTTAAAACATGGAAATAAACTTGAAATATCAAAATTATTGGGTATACCTGAGAAAAGCTCTGAACGTAAAACAGCAGTCATATTTTGTGCAGGCGGCAGAGAATGCAAAAATAAAATTGACTATCGCGGAATTAAAAGCTGCTCAATGACCTTGTTGGAGTTTGGCGGAAACAAGGCGTGCAGCAGGGGTTGCCTCGGGTTTGATGACTGCATAACAGCATGCAGGTTCGGTGCCATAGCAAAAAAGACCAAAGGAGATGTCCCTGTAATAGATACGAACAAATGTATTGCCTGCGGGGATTGTGTAAATGCCTGCCCGAACGGTCTGATACAGCTTGTGCCTGATAAGTTCAATTATCACATACTTTGCCGGACACAGGACAGGGTCACAGATGTAAAGAATTTCTGTTCAATAGGTTGTATCGGGTGTGGGATATGCGTTAAAACCTGCCCAAAGAAAGATATTTTAATTGAAGAGAACCTTGCCTACATGAAGTATAAAGAGTGTGATAACTGCGGGCTTTGCGCTCAAAAATGCCCGACTAAGAGTATCTCATTTATTAAACCCGCTGTAGTTTCAACTAATTTTATTAATTCGGTTGATTAA
- the rpsB gene encoding 30S ribosomal protein S2, which yields MANISMKALLEAGVHFGHQTRRWNPKMAKYIFGSRNKIHIIDLQKTVKELKKAYKFVRDSIAEGKTILFVGTKKQAVVPVKEEAIRCGAFFVCQRWLGGTLTNFETIKKSLQRLRDLNRMKNEGIFDAMSKKESSKRERERLKMEKSMEGIKEMRELPGLLFIIDPSEEATAVAEARKLGIPVVAIVDTNCNPEIIDHPVPGNDDAIRAVKLFCSTIADAVIEGRNLGGRIDSETAQQLEDSAVTGEPADAIEKTIKLDESDNVQEEKKEVAADEPNN from the coding sequence ATGGCAAACATTTCGATGAAAGCGCTTCTGGAAGCAGGCGTGCATTTTGGCCACCAGACGCGTAGGTGGAACCCGAAGATGGCAAAATACATCTTTGGAAGCAGGAATAAAATACATATTATTGACCTGCAAAAAACCGTAAAAGAGCTTAAAAAAGCTTACAAATTCGTAAGAGATTCAATCGCGGAAGGAAAGACTATTCTTTTCGTTGGCACGAAAAAACAGGCGGTAGTCCCGGTAAAAGAGGAAGCTATTCGCTGCGGGGCTTTTTTTGTATGCCAGAGATGGCTGGGCGGGACACTTACTAATTTCGAAACGATCAAGAAATCGCTCCAAAGGCTGCGTGACCTGAACAGGATGAAAAATGAAGGCATTTTTGATGCTATGTCTAAGAAAGAATCATCCAAGAGGGAAAGAGAAAGGCTTAAAATGGAGAAGTCTATGGAGGGTATAAAAGAAATGCGTGAGCTTCCCGGTCTTCTTTTTATCATAGACCCTTCTGAAGAAGCCACGGCTGTGGCAGAGGCGAGAAAGCTGGGGATACCTGTGGTCGCGATCGTTGACACGAACTGCAACCCTGAGATTATTGACCACCCTGTGCCGGGGAATGACGATGCGATAAGGGCTGTTAAGCTTTTCTGCTCCACAATTGCCGATGCTGTAATCGAAGGCAGGAACCTGGGCGGCAGGATAGATTCTGAAACTGCACAACAGCTTGAAGATTCAGCTGTAACAGGCGAACCCGCAGACGCTATAGAAAAAACTATTAAGCTTGACGAAAGTGACAATGTACAGGAAGAGAAAAAGGAGGTAGCTGCAGATGAGCCCAACAACTGA
- the tsf gene encoding translation elongation factor Ts has translation MSPTTDSIQKLRSMTGAGMMDCKTALVECKDDIEKAVQYLREKGIATAVKKAARSAKEGLVVSYIHAGGKLGVLLEINCETDFVARTEDFQNLAKELSMQIAAANPLYVSREEVPAEVIEKEKEIYKKQLAEEGKPKPANVMEKIVEGKLEKFYTQVVLLDQPYIRDTSGKEKVKDIITNTVAKIGENIVVRRFARFRVGEE, from the coding sequence ATGAGCCCAACAACTGATTCAATTCAAAAACTGCGTTCAATGACCGGAGCGGGAATGATGGACTGTAAAACTGCCCTTGTTGAATGTAAAGATGATATAGAAAAAGCTGTACAATATTTAAGAGAAAAAGGGATCGCTACAGCGGTCAAAAAAGCTGCGAGGTCCGCAAAAGAAGGATTGGTAGTTTCGTATATCCATGCAGGAGGCAAGCTTGGCGTACTCCTTGAGATCAACTGCGAGACTGATTTTGTGGCAAGGACAGAAGATTTTCAGAACCTTGCAAAAGAACTCAGCATGCAGATAGCCGCTGCAAACCCCCTTTATGTGTCAAGAGAAGAGGTACCTGCTGAGGTGATAGAAAAAGAAAAAGAGATATACAAGAAACAGCTTGCGGAAGAGGGGAAACCAAAACCGGCCAATGTCATGGAAAAGATAGTCGAAGGCAAGCTTGAGAAGTTTTATACGCAGGTAGTGCTTTTAGACCAGCCTTATATCAGGGATACGTCGGGAAAAGAGAAAGTAAAAGATATCATAACTAACACCGTTGCAAAGATAGGGGAAAATATCGTTGTTCGCCGTTTTGCCAGGTTCAGGGTTGGGGAAGAATAG
- the pyrH gene encoding UMP kinase, with amino-acid sequence MKYKRVLLKLSGEALAGSGNFGINIPSIENIAKEIKKAVERKVELAIVIGGGNIWRGAGKKIDRVKADYMGMLATVINSLAIQNVLEKNGIKACVLSALEVSKIAELYVRDKAIENLKNGYVVVLSGGTGNPYFTTDTTAALRAAELKADVLLKATQVDGVYDCDPKVNKNAKKFKSLSYDEAIRKNLRIMDTSAFSLCKENKLNIIVFNFHQAGNLFKVLAGENIGTLVS; translated from the coding sequence TTGAAGTATAAAAGGGTGTTATTAAAACTTTCCGGCGAAGCTCTTGCCGGAAGCGGCAACTTCGGAATAAATATCCCGAGCATTGAAAACATTGCTAAAGAAATAAAAAAAGCCGTAGAAAGGAAAGTGGAGCTGGCCATTGTAATAGGCGGAGGAAATATCTGGAGAGGCGCTGGAAAAAAGATAGACAGGGTAAAAGCAGATTATATGGGTATGCTTGCCACCGTAATAAATTCTTTAGCTATACAGAACGTGCTTGAAAAAAACGGCATAAAAGCCTGTGTTTTGTCTGCTCTTGAGGTTTCTAAAATAGCTGAACTTTACGTTAGGGATAAAGCGATAGAGAATTTGAAAAACGGTTATGTCGTAGTTTTGAGCGGCGGTACCGGCAACCCCTATTTTACCACAGATACAACGGCTGCGCTCCGTGCGGCAGAGCTTAAAGCCGACGTGCTTCTCAAAGCTACCCAGGTTGACGGTGTTTATGATTGCGATCCTAAGGTAAACAAAAATGCGAAAAAATTCAAGAGTTTAAGTTATGATGAAGCTATACGAAAAAACTTAAGAATAATGGATACTTCCGCTTTTTCTTTATGCAAGGAAAATAAATTGAACATAATCGTATTCAACTTCCATCAAGCCGGAAACCTATTTAAAGTTCTCGCAGGAGAAAATATTGGCACTTTAGTGTCATGA
- the frr gene encoding ribosome recycling factor, with protein MDWKQILVNGEIPMKKTIEKMRNDFSAIRTGRASAALVEGLKVESYGALMPINQLANIGTSDARTIEIRPWDISQLVNIEKAILKSDLGLTPMNDGKIIRLSIPALTEERRKDLTKVVHKIAEEFRISVRNERRQMLEQVKKAEKDKAITEDDRKKAEVQLQKVTDDYIKKIDEILKTKEKEIMEV; from the coding sequence ATGGATTGGAAACAGATACTTGTCAACGGTGAAATACCAATGAAGAAAACGATCGAAAAGATGAGGAATGACTTTTCTGCCATAAGAACGGGCAGGGCAAGTGCGGCGTTGGTTGAGGGGCTCAAGGTAGAGAGTTATGGGGCTTTAATGCCTATAAACCAGTTAGCCAATATAGGTACTTCGGATGCAAGGACGATAGAGATCCGGCCCTGGGATATTTCCCAGCTGGTAAACATTGAGAAAGCTATCCTTAAGTCAGACCTCGGGCTTACCCCGATGAACGACGGTAAAATAATACGGCTGTCAATCCCTGCTCTTACCGAAGAACGCAGGAAAGACCTGACAAAAGTAGTGCATAAGATCGCCGAAGAATTCAGGATATCCGTGAGGAACGAGCGCAGGCAGATGCTTGAACAGGTAAAGAAAGCTGAAAAAGACAAGGCTATCACGGAAGATGACAGGAAAAAAGCAGAAGTACAGCTGCAAAAAGTCACAGATGATTATATAAAAAAGATCGATGAGATCTTAAAGACAAAAGAGAAAGAGATAATGGAAGTATAA
- a CDS encoding 4Fe-4S binding protein: MAYSINKDECAGCGVCADTCKTEAITQDEDKYKILEEKCTDCGECASTCPVGCISESN; this comes from the coding sequence ATGGCTTATAGTATTAACAAGGATGAGTGCGCAGGATGCGGGGTGTGTGCAGATACATGCAAAACAGAGGCAATTACACAGGATGAAGACAAGTATAAGATATTGGAAGAAAAATGTACGGATTGCGGTGAATGTGCTTCCACCTGCCCTGTAGGGTGCATAAGCGAAAGCAATTAG
- a CDS encoding isoprenyl transferase, protein MPLKEKIDLSKLPRHIAIIMDGNGRWAKKRKLPRVFGHRAGIKSVRETVETCAELKIEVLTLYAFSTENWSRPKTEVNALMALLKLYLMKEFDNLMRNDIRLNAIGDILGLPEAPRKELLGIMEKTRTNKGLVLNLALNYGGRQEILNAVTGMIKDKVEKADEGTFKKYLYTSLFPDPDLLIRTSGEMRLSNFLLWQSAYTELYITEVLWPEFRAKNLYEAISDYQKRERRYGGI, encoded by the coding sequence GTGCCTTTAAAAGAGAAGATAGATCTTTCTAAGCTGCCAAGGCACATAGCTATTATTATGGACGGAAACGGCCGGTGGGCAAAAAAACGGAAACTACCCAGGGTTTTTGGCCATCGTGCAGGTATTAAATCCGTAAGAGAAACCGTAGAAACATGCGCAGAGTTAAAAATAGAAGTTTTAACCCTGTATGCCTTTTCAACAGAAAACTGGTCCCGCCCGAAAACCGAAGTTAATGCTTTAATGGCGCTTTTAAAGCTTTATCTAATGAAAGAGTTCGACAATTTAATGCGGAACGATATCAGGCTTAATGCCATAGGGGATATTTTAGGGTTACCGGAAGCTCCTAGAAAAGAGCTTTTAGGCATAATGGAAAAGACAAGGACTAATAAGGGCTTGGTGCTGAATTTAGCTTTGAATTACGGCGGCAGGCAAGAAATATTGAATGCAGTAACCGGGATGATCAAAGATAAAGTAGAAAAGGCAGATGAGGGAACGTTCAAAAAATACCTGTACACAAGCCTCTTCCCTGACCCTGACCTGTTGATAAGGACATCCGGAGAGATGAGGCTTTCGAACTTCCTGCTGTGGCAGAGTGCATATACCGAATTATATATTACAGAAGTTCTCTGGCCTGAATTCAGGGCTAAAAACCTGTATGAAGCTATAAGTGATTATCAGAAAAGAGAACGCAGGTACGGGGGAATATAA
- a CDS encoding phosphatidate cytidylyltransferase: MLLPRLITAIIGIPIVLIAIYWGGIPFFLLMFAVIFLALKEYFMLTTYGGYNNQSIIGTISGLLLFVSMYLNTTNFGPKYFNQGTALLVTVIFVGIFTRELVRKSHEKSIESLAITFFGAFIIPWTLGHLVLIRNLRPTGMLYVFFLFIIIWILDTGAYVFGSHFGRNSLAEKISPKKTLEGAIGGVITAVLIGIISYFIFLKNYFTMRELILVSFLISIIAQFSDLSESLIKRDVGVKDSANLLPGHGGILDRFDSFLFTAPLFYYYLTIFKGN; the protein is encoded by the coding sequence ATGCTATTACCACGCTTGATAACGGCTATTATCGGAATACCTATCGTGTTGATCGCTATCTATTGGGGAGGGATACCTTTTTTTCTCCTAATGTTCGCGGTTATATTTTTGGCTTTGAAAGAATACTTTATGCTCACAACTTACGGCGGGTACAACAACCAGAGCATAATCGGCACTATATCCGGATTACTGCTTTTTGTTTCCATGTATTTGAATACAACGAATTTTGGCCCAAAATACTTTAACCAAGGTACAGCCCTACTTGTAACTGTTATATTTGTAGGAATATTTACAAGGGAGCTCGTACGTAAAAGCCATGAAAAGAGTATCGAAAGCCTTGCAATAACGTTTTTTGGGGCATTTATTATTCCCTGGACCTTAGGGCATCTTGTTTTGATAAGGAATCTAAGGCCAACAGGGATGTTGTATGTATTTTTTCTTTTCATAATAATATGGATTTTAGATACCGGCGCATACGTTTTTGGAAGCCATTTCGGGCGTAACAGCCTGGCTGAAAAAATAAGCCCTAAAAAAACCCTTGAAGGCGCCATTGGCGGTGTTATTACGGCCGTACTGATAGGCATAATAAGCTACTTTATTTTTTTAAAGAATTATTTTACCATGCGGGAGTTAATCCTTGTATCATTTTTAATATCTATAATTGCACAGTTTTCCGACCTGTCCGAGTCTCTGATCAAAAGAGATGTAGGTGTAAAGGATTCCGCAAATTTGCTGCCTGGCCATGGCGGTATATTAGATAGGTTCGATTCGTTCTTATTTACTGCTCCGCTTTTCTATTATTATCTTACAATTTTTAAGGGAAACTAA
- a CDS encoding 1-deoxy-D-xylulose-5-phosphate reductoisomerase, which produces MKKIVILGSTGSIGCQAINVIKRLRGEIEIAGLTTYSNLALLKKQIRVCRPQIVSVWKEEQALELNEWCKRNKIKLEILHGLEGLVEIAGCAASDMVLSAVVGSIGLKPLLAAIKSKKNIALANKEALVIAGDIIMAEAKKNKVKLIPVDSEHSAVFQCLKQEDAKTVHKIILTASGGPFYRYNSSHSDIKVSQALDHPTWKMGQKITIDSATLMNKGLEAIEAHHLFNIGFDKIEIVIHPQSIVHSMVEFIDTTVLAHLSYPTMELPIQYALTYPERCKLPLRRLDLSVIKRLEFDAPDFDRFPCLKLALNAGKISGTMPAVMNAANEKAVRFFLDGKIKFTDIAKIIKKVMSLHKTIENPSLDDIFAADLWAREVTRAFSG; this is translated from the coding sequence GTGAAAAAAATAGTCATTCTCGGCTCGACCGGTTCTATCGGATGCCAGGCAATTAATGTCATAAAACGGCTGAGAGGGGAAATAGAAATAGCCGGCCTTACCACCTATTCAAATCTGGCCTTGCTGAAAAAACAGATAAGAGTATGCCGTCCTCAGATAGTGTCGGTATGGAAAGAAGAACAGGCTTTGGAATTGAACGAGTGGTGCAAAAGAAATAAGATCAAGCTTGAAATACTGCATGGCCTTGAAGGGCTTGTAGAAATTGCCGGCTGCGCCGCATCTGACATGGTCCTTTCTGCGGTAGTCGGCTCGATAGGTCTTAAACCACTTCTTGCGGCTATTAAGAGCAAGAAAAATATAGCTTTGGCAAATAAAGAAGCGCTGGTCATAGCCGGCGATATTATAATGGCCGAAGCAAAAAAAAATAAAGTTAAGCTGATTCCTGTAGACAGCGAGCATTCGGCGGTATTCCAATGTCTGAAACAAGAGGATGCAAAAACAGTTCATAAGATCATTTTAACGGCTTCTGGCGGCCCCTTTTACAGGTATAACAGCTCTCATTCAGATATTAAAGTTTCACAAGCCCTGGACCATCCTACATGGAAGATGGGGCAAAAGATAACGATAGATTCAGCAACTTTGATGAACAAGGGTCTTGAAGCTATTGAAGCTCATCATCTGTTCAATATCGGGTTTGATAAAATAGAAATAGTCATTCATCCTCAATCCATAGTCCATTCAATGGTTGAATTTATAGATACTACCGTGTTGGCTCATTTGTCCTATCCTACTATGGAATTGCCTATACAGTATGCTCTAACATATCCGGAAAGGTGTAAGTTGCCTTTAAGAAGACTTGATTTATCCGTTATTAAAAGATTGGAGTTCGATGCCCCTGATTTTGACAGGTTCCCGTGTCTGAAACTTGCACTAAATGCAGGAAAGATATCCGGTACAATGCCTGCTGTCATGAATGCGGCGAACGAGAAAGCAGTAAGGTTTTTTTTAGATGGAAAAATAAAGTTTACCGATATTGCAAAAATAATAAAAAAAGTCATGTCGCTTCATAAAACTATAGAAAACCCGTCTTTAGATGATATATTTGCAGCAGATTTATGGGCCAGGGAAGTAACTAGAGCGTTTAGCGGATAG
- a CDS encoding M50 family metallopeptidase, with translation MFHIAGLNVTIFQIVATIFGIGILVFVHELGHFIMAKKFKLKVEKFTFGFGPEIFGYTYGETRYAVCAIPLGGMVKMPGEDIESATGSPGEFYSQPWYKRLIIAFAGPFMNYVFAVIIFAIVIFVWGLAKPSDLPKIGEVIEGYPAQTAGIQAGDTVLKINGVAVTNWADMAGYIHSHSNEELKLLISRSNENITFKIIPKKDDVSGFGVIGISPQFETEYVTLPASAWLGTKMVIFQSLFTLEYLGQKLIKFEKPDVAGPIGVIQYLAKAAKTGWRTLLHFLAVISTALGLFNLLPIPILDGGHIFIALIEGIIRRPVNKKTIITANMVGLSIIVLIFILATYNDITRIMQ, from the coding sequence ATGTTTCATATAGCAGGACTTAACGTTACGATATTCCAGATAGTGGCTACGATATTCGGTATTGGTATACTGGTTTTTGTGCACGAGTTGGGCCATTTTATTATGGCAAAGAAGTTTAAACTCAAAGTAGAGAAGTTCACTTTTGGTTTCGGTCCCGAGATATTCGGCTATACTTACGGGGAAACCAGGTACGCTGTCTGTGCAATCCCTTTGGGAGGAATGGTAAAGATGCCCGGGGAAGATATAGAATCAGCTACAGGTTCTCCGGGGGAATTTTATTCGCAGCCGTGGTATAAAAGGTTAATAATCGCTTTTGCCGGGCCTTTCATGAACTATGTTTTTGCAGTCATAATCTTTGCTATTGTCATATTTGTCTGGGGGCTTGCAAAACCGTCCGACCTTCCTAAAATAGGCGAAGTCATAGAAGGTTATCCTGCGCAAACCGCAGGAATTCAAGCAGGGGATACCGTTCTTAAAATAAATGGCGTAGCTGTAACTAACTGGGCTGATATGGCAGGATATATCCACTCTCATTCTAACGAAGAATTAAAACTTTTAATATCGCGCAGCAATGAAAATATTACGTTTAAGATAATCCCCAAAAAGGATGATGTCTCAGGGTTTGGAGTGATAGGCATATCGCCGCAGTTTGAGACCGAGTATGTCACTTTGCCGGCTTCTGCCTGGCTCGGCACAAAGATGGTAATATTTCAGTCCCTGTTTACATTGGAATATCTCGGCCAGAAATTGATAAAATTTGAAAAACCGGATGTTGCAGGGCCCATCGGGGTGATCCAGTACCTGGCGAAAGCAGCTAAAACAGGTTGGAGGACCTTGCTTCATTTCCTTGCAGTCATATCCACAGCTCTCGGGCTGTTTAACCTGCTACCTATCCCTATCCTTGACGGCGGACATATATTCATAGCCCTTATAGAAGGCATTATAAGAAGGCCGGTGAACAAAAAAACTATCATAACCGCTAATATGGTGGGTCTAAGCATAATAGTCCTTATCTTTATTCTTGCTACATACAATGATATAACACGGATAATGCAATAG
- the ispG gene encoding flavodoxin-dependent (E)-4-hydroxy-3-methylbut-2-enyl-diphosphate synthase: MFKRWQTRKVNIGKLSIGGGSPVLVQSMTNTKTSDVNSTVSQIKKLEDAGCDIVRVSVPDLEAARSIEKIKNKIKIPLVCDIHFDYKLAIESIKRGADKIRINPGNIGSVDKVQAVVEAAKKARIPIRIGVNAGSLKKAQGLDTYKKRAEVLAGSALEHIKLLEKLNFYDTVVALKASDVLTTIEAYRVFASKKNYPLHIGISESGSVYRGTIKSSVGLGVLLYMGLGDTLRVSLTGNPVDEVQVGYHILQTLGLRSTGIDMVSCPTCSRCEVDLIKIVNKIEDEIKSVKISSRYKKKPLKVAVMGCVVNGPGEAKESDFGIAGGKNSGLLFVKGKIIKRLKPKDWVKTILKLIKEKNKGKS, from the coding sequence ATGTTTAAACGTTGGCAAACAAGGAAAGTTAATATAGGTAAGTTGAGTATCGGCGGGGGCTCTCCTGTCCTTGTCCAATCTATGACAAATACCAAGACATCCGACGTCAATTCGACAGTAAGCCAGATAAAAAAACTTGAAGATGCGGGCTGCGATATTGTAAGGGTATCTGTACCTGACCTGGAGGCCGCACGCAGCATAGAAAAAATAAAGAATAAGATAAAAATACCTCTTGTCTGCGACATCCATTTTGACTACAAGCTCGCCATCGAATCGATAAAACGGGGTGCAGATAAGATAAGGATCAACCCGGGCAATATCGGGTCAGTTGATAAAGTTCAGGCAGTGGTCGAAGCTGCAAAAAAAGCAAGGATACCTATACGCATAGGCGTTAATGCAGGGTCTTTAAAAAAAGCCCAGGGTTTAGACACGTACAAGAAAAGAGCAGAAGTTCTTGCAGGTTCGGCTCTGGAACACATCAAGTTGCTTGAGAAGTTAAACTTCTATGATACGGTAGTTGCTTTAAAAGCCTCCGATGTCCTGACCACTATAGAAGCATACAGAGTCTTTGCATCTAAAAAAAATTATCCTTTGCATATTGGCATTTCGGAATCAGGGAGTGTTTACAGAGGCACCATTAAATCTTCGGTAGGTTTAGGAGTGCTTCTTTACATGGGACTCGGGGATACTTTAAGGGTTTCTTTGACAGGCAACCCCGTGGATGAGGTCCAGGTGGGCTATCATATCCTGCAGACTCTCGGTCTCCGTTCTACGGGCATAGATATGGTCTCGTGCCCGACTTGTTCAAGGTGCGAGGTAGATTTGATCAAAATAGTAAACAAAATAGAAGATGAAATAAAATCCGTAAAAATATCATCCAGGTACAAGAAAAAACCGTTAAAAGTAGCTGTTATGGGGTGTGTAGTCAACGGCCCGGGAGAGGCTAAGGAATCCGATTTCGGAATAGCCGGAGGGAAAAACTCAGGGTTGTTATTTGTCAAAGGCAAAATTATAAAACGATTGAAACCCAAAGATTGGGTAAAGACCATACTAAAACTGATAAAAGAAAAAAATAAGGGCAAAAGCTAG
- the greA gene encoding transcription elongation factor GreA, producing the protein MSKEIYLTREGYAKLNEELERLKKRKPQISKDIGTAREMGDLKENAEYHAAKETLGHLVSRIAELEDKIARSKIIDEQNIAKDTIYIGATVTLEDIEEKDEFAYTIVDIEEANPGEGKISVQSPLAQGLLGHKVGETLEVNLPGGKLNVKILKITR; encoded by the coding sequence ATGTCAAAAGAAATTTATTTAACCAGGGAAGGTTATGCAAAGCTGAATGAAGAGCTTGAAAGGCTCAAAAAAAGAAAACCTCAAATTTCAAAAGATATAGGGACAGCAAGAGAGATGGGCGATCTAAAAGAAAATGCAGAGTACCATGCGGCTAAAGAGACCCTGGGGCATTTGGTAAGCAGGATAGCCGAGCTTGAGGACAAGATAGCAAGGTCAAAAATAATTGACGAACAAAATATAGCTAAAGACACGATATATATAGGCGCTACGGTTACTCTTGAAGATATAGAAGAAAAAGATGAATTTGCTTATACCATCGTTGATATAGAAGAAGCAAACCCAGGCGAGGGTAAAATATCCGTACAGTCGCCTTTGGCACAGGGCCTGCTCGGGCATAAAGTAGGGGAAACCCTTGAGGTCAATTTGCCAGGCGGCAAATTAAATGTTAAAATACTAAAAATAACAAGATAA